cataagtctgttctgtatttctgtgtctctttttctgttttgcatatagggttatcattaccatcttcctaaattccatatatatgtgttagtatgatgtaatgttctttatctttctggcttacttcactctgtataaggggctccagtttcatccatctcattaggactgtttcaaatgaattctttttaatggctgagtaatattccatggtgtatatgtaccacagcttccttatccattcatctgctgatgggcatctaggttgcttccatgtcctggctattatagacagtgctgcgatgaacattggggtgcatgtgtctctttcagatctggtttcctcagtgtgtatgccgagaagtgggattgctgggtcatatggcagttctatttccagttttttaagaaatctccacagttttccatagcggctgtactagtttgcattcccaccaacagtgtaagagggttcccttttctccacaccctctccagcatttattgcttgtagacttttggatagcagccatcctgactggcatgtaatggtacctcattgtggttttgatttgcatttctctaataatgagtgatgttgagcatcttttcatgtgtttgttagccatctgtatgtcttctttggagaaatgtctgtttagttctttggcccattttttgattgggtcatttattttcctggaattgagctgcaggagttgcttgtatatttttgagattaatcctttgtctgtttcttcatttgctattattttctcccaatctgagggctgtcttttcaccttacttatagtttcctttgtagtgctgTCCTTTAATCTTTACTAGAGTTGACTGGTTAACACATCACCATCCTACAGTATGTATTCtgaatttgactttatttttatacttGCCAATATTTAATTAGCACTTGACTTTGTAAGAGTTACTTAAAGGAGTTCTTCAAGCTGAAACAAAAGGACACtaattagtagcatgaaacataAAGTATACAAAATATtggcaaatataaaataaagtcaaattCAGAATACATACTGTAGGATGGTGATGTGTTAACCTGTCAACTCTAGTAAAGATTAAAGGacagaactatttaaaaatagCTATAACAATAGTAACTTGCTAATGGATACACAATATAAAAAGAGGTAAATTGTgatatcaaaacataaaatgtggGAAAGGAGTAACATCATAGTGTTTTTGTGTGTTATCAAAATGTTATCACCTTAAGATAACACTTACCGCATTAAGATAACACTTAGGTTATCTTATGTAAGTCTCACGGTAATCACAAAGCAAAAGCCTACATtaatacaaaagaataaagagaagggaatagaaaCATACCATTATAGAAAATCATCAAATCATAAaagaagacagcaagagagaaagaaaagaacaagggAGTTACAAAACAGCCAGAGAACAATTAGGAGGGCATTATTCCTTACCTGTCAATCATTATTTTAAGTGTAAGTGATTTAAATTCTCCAGTCAAAAGAAGTAGAGTTGCTGGatggattaaaacaaaacaaaaaacccagaccCAATTATGTGCTTTCCACAAGAGACTTACTTCAGCATtaaggacacacacagactgaaagtgaggggatgagaAACGTTGTTCTATGCAGGTGGAAACCAGAAAACAACAGCAGTAACCATACttagacaaaataaactttagcTCAACAATTGTAATGAGACAGAGATGGTAATGATACCATGATGATGAGGAAACATTACAGCTGATACCACAATAATACAAAGGATCAGATTATTATGAACAGTTATAGTCGGACAAATTGAATAGCCTAGAAGtcatggataaattcttagaaacagtCTACTAAGACTGGattacaaagaaacagaaaaaatctAAACAGATCAATAACaagtaaggagattgaatcaatAATCAGaaacctcccaacaaagaaaaccCCAGGACCAGAAACTAGATGGTATTACTGGTGAATCTTGTCAAACgtttaaataagaataaatgcCACAACTTCTCAAACTTTTCCCAAGTGTAAGAAAGAACACTCTAAAAATCATTTTGCAACCAGAATTACCCTGTTACCAGCACCAGGTAAAGAcactataagaaaagaaaactacaagccaatgtctctgatgaatacagatgcaaaaattctcaacagaaTTCTGACAGACCAGTTCAATAGTACATTAAAAAATCATGCactatgatcaagtgggatttaacCATGGAATGCAAGAGTGGTTCAACATACACTAATCAGTAAATGTGCTATATCAgattaatagaatgaaagatagaaatcatataatatttcaATAGCTGTAGCAAAAACATTTGAGAAATTTCAACAttctttcatgattaaaaaatgaCAGGGGATGGATTGTTAAGGGGGATAAGGGAACTTTTGGGAGTGATGGAAATGCTCTAGATCTTGACCATGGTGGTCCTTAATGTGACTGTATTCTTTTCAAAGTCATTGAACTGTATTCTTAAAATGAGAGTGTGTTATTGTATCTAAATTATTCCACcataaaactgattaaaaaaagaatgttacaAGAAGAACCAGTCTGAACATCTTATATCCTCTGCCCCTGAAACATTTTccataaataaaacagatttagTTTTCTATTAAACCAGAGCCTAGTAATTTTTAACTACTACAGGAGTTTGAATAAATGTGGGTTGTATaaaatggaataccactcagcagTAAAAGGACAGGCTGTTGATACAACAATTAGGATGGACTTAAGAGCATCGTGCTTAGGGGAAAAGGCCAATATCAGAAGTTATATGTTGTATAGTTTCATTTGTTGTTTTAACAACCCAACTATAGAGATGAAGAACAAGTAAGTTAGTGGTTATCGGAAGACAGagatgaaggtgggaggggatagGTGTGACTGTAAAAGCGTAGTTTAAGGGAGTTCCTTTATGTTAGTAAATGAGTTCTGTGTATGATTGTGGTGGTAGCTACATGAATCTATAAAAGGTCAGACAGAAACACGTACTGCGTATAAAATTGCTCAAAGCTAAATAGAAtctatagttttgcttttatacTGCAGTATTGCTGTGGTAGGAAGCTGGGTGGATTTCAAAGAAATCTAtccattattttttcaatttcttgGGACTCTataataatttctaaataaaaattagatttcTTCTCAcaagtgcatgtgtgtatgtgtgttttagttgcttagtcgtatcagactctttgtgaccccatggattgtagcccaccaggctcctctgcccatgggattctccaggcaagaatactggagtggattgccctttccttcttcaggatcTCACAAGCATAATTGTAAGCTAATACATACTTGGGAATTTTAGTCATACTTCTTTATAATGAGGCTTATTTACAGGGATTTTTCTCATAGATTTAATTTTAATCTATTAAAAGCAAACACATATTGAGTCAAAATACCTTAAAGTAAATTTCCATAAGATTATTCTTATAGTAAATAGTGTTTTATTAAACAATAACCTctgaaatcaattaaaaaatcctTTGGTTTATGTCTATAAAATTTTCATAAACTGATTATTTAAAGAGACTCAAttattagtggctcagtcgtgtctgactctttccgactccatggactctacagcCTGTGGActtatccaggccagaattctggagtgggtagcccttcccttctccaggggatcttcccaacctggggatcgaacccaggtctcccacattgcgggcagattctttaccagctgagccaccagggagtttGTAAAGGGCCATAGTAAGTAatctttccttaaatgtttgtATATCTTTATGAACTAAAATTCTTAAAACTAATGTTACCTAGAATTATAATTAGTGAATTTTCAATGACATTAATTATTTGCATCTTTATAAGGGAGGGCAGAGAATCATTTCTTTTATGCTCTGGGGAATGTATAATCTGTGATGGGAAATTAACATTTACTGTCACAGATAGAGTGTAAACATACATACTGATTTCTTCCCTGCAGAGTTTATCATGATGGGAAGGTCCTTGGGGGCACCTGTACCTGCATTTCTAATCAGATTCAAAAGAATTATAAACCTTATGCAAATGCTATGTGCTCTATGACCTGGTGGTTCGGATGTCTGCCTCTGGTTTCCTTTCACAATCTCTTGGTAAATTTATAGCTACAAGTTTGATCTAAATCATAGACTGACTCTTGGAACATTGAGACTGTGAGATTTATGCTATGATTCTTTGCCTGTGAAGGAAGAAGATTCTGTGGGTACATCTGCTTGGCTTTGATATCCCCTAGGTCAGTTCTTGTTCCAGGACAGTGGAGGTGAAACATGCATAAAGGGTCAGCACTGAGTTCTTTCAATGGATGGAGAGTGAGTTAACCAAGTTTCTGTATTTCCTCTGTTAAATTCCTCTGTTGCCAAAAATGAGGAAAGTATTTATATTGAATAACTGAAAAGTCCAAAGTCAAGACCTCTGACTCTACTGCCTATATTGTTCTCAGCATACCCTCTGTGTTGGCATTATCTTCATTCTGGTAGCAAGGGAACTATAGCAATTCCAAGTGACGAATCCAGAACATAGCAATATCAGAAgagatttgggttttttttctaaaaaattttttattgagatgCACTAtacccaaaaagtcagacatgacttggtgactgaacaacaacagttataCACATAGGAAATACACATAATACACACAATAAGTTGACATTCTTGGGCTTAGTCTTGATGAGGACCTTAGAGATTCATTTAACCATGTGTTTTCTgtgaaaatgttaagaactctTATTTAGGTGATACAGGAAACAAAAACACTCCCTCTAAGTTTATATTACATGAAGTCAACATTACAAGAAAGTTTATGGCAAGGTGCTAAGCTAGAGTTAAAGGTCATTCTTTCATCTTTAATACAACCAGTATAAGTACAGGCAGAGATTGAGTGTAGAGATGCTCAGTTTATTCGTACATTGCAAAACTAACTCATTACCTTCCTTTCTCCTATCTATGTAATAGTCACAGTAGCCTGATTTAGTTATAACAAAATGTGTCAAGCAGTTATCCTTTGCACTGAATTATAACAAGGTATCTTTTGCTAATAAGTATACAGCTTGAAATGTTTTCACAAACTTAACCACTAACTTAATCAGCACTCAAATGAATTCTATTTCTCATTCTTGTCATCCTACAAAACCTAGGAAAGCACATCCACATTCCTTTATTCATTCTCTGTGCAACTAGGATAGAACAGAGGAGGGCAGTGTGTGGAAACCCTGAAATGTATGGTTAAGTATAAAATTTAAGACATCAAGGTTCACCTCAATATCTGTTATCAATTATTGACTTCCTGAATTCTTGAAGCATCTGAAACTTTAGAGACTATAAGAGACTTCCTGGTTGCAGGATACTATATGGTCTCTTCCCTGTAGGAATCCCTTCTTGAAGGAACCTGCAGTATGTAGTAGGATGATGGAAACATGAGTTGAAAATAGGAAGTGGTAAATCAGATGGATATGGAGAGAACTGGGCATACCTTCCCGCTCCTAAAGCCCATCAGCAAGTAAGCTTGTTCCTCAGCTAGTGTATCCCTCTATTTTCTAGTGAAGATAGAGTACAGTGGTTTGTCATATGCAGTTCATTCAAAAGACAGTGATTTATATGTTGAGAAGTGTGTGCCTTCAAGACACTATAAGGCAAAGAAGTGTTTACATGATTTCTGCCAGACTGAGattctttttcataaataaagCTCATATAAAAGCGAGTTTGTAAAGGACAGAGCTGTGTTCCCTACTAATGAAATTTTCTTCTGTTCTCACAGATTTCTGAAGTTGAGAATGCTGGCTAGAAATGACTCCTTAGTGACCGAATTCATTCTTGCTGGATTAACAGACCGTCCAGAGCTCCAGCAACCCCTCTTTTACCTGTTTCTAATGATCTATGTTGTCACCGTGGTGGGCAACCTGGGCTTGATCCTTCTTATTGGTCTAAACTctcacctccacacccccatgtactattTCCTCTTCAACCTGTCCTTCACTGATCTCTGTTACTCTTCTGTTTTCACCCCCAAGATGCTGATGAACTTTGTATTCAGGGAGAATACCATCTCTTATGTGGGGTGCATGActcagctgtttttctttctcttttttgttatCTCTGAGTGCTACATGTTGACCTCAATGGCCTATgatcgctatgtggccatctgtaatcCCTTGCTGTATAAGGTCTCCATGTCCCATCAGGTCTGTCTGGTGTTCTCTTTGGCTGCATATGTGATGGGGTTTGCTGGAGCGTCTGCCCACACAGGGTGCATGCTTAGACTAACCTTCTGCAATGTTAATGTCATCAACCATTACTTGTGTGACATCCTCCCACTCCTCCAACTCTCTTGTACCAGCACCTATGTCAATGAGGTGGTAGTTCTCCTTGTCGTGGGTATTAACATCACAGTACCCAGTTTCACCATCCTGATTTCTTACATCTTCATCCTCACTAGTATTCTTCATATCAAATCTTCTCAAGGAAGATCAAAAGCCTTCAGTACCTGTAGCTCCCACATGattgctctttctcttttttttggttcAGCGGCATTCATGTACCTTAAATATTCTTCTCCTGGATCTATGGAGCAGGGAAAAATTTCTTCTGTCTTCTATACTAATGTGGTGCCCATGCTCAATCCTTTGATTTACAGTTTGAGAAATAAGGATGTCAAAATTGCACTGAGGAGATCTGTATTTGAAATCCAGAGGAGAAACATGGTCTAATTAGTAACAGCAATAATGTAAAGACATTcaattttttacttaatttttattatc
Above is a genomic segment from Dama dama isolate Ldn47 chromosome 2, ASM3311817v1, whole genome shotgun sequence containing:
- the LOC133066627 gene encoding olfactory receptor 8B3 — protein: MLARNDSLVTEFILAGLTDRPELQQPLFYLFLMIYVVTVVGNLGLILLIGLNSHLHTPMYYFLFNLSFTDLCYSSVFTPKMLMNFVFRENTISYVGCMTQLFFFLFFVISECYMLTSMAYDRYVAICNPLLYKVSMSHQVCLVFSLAAYVMGFAGASAHTGCMLRLTFCNVNVINHYLCDILPLLQLSCTSTYVNEVVVLLVVGINITVPSFTILISYIFILTSILHIKSSQGRSKAFSTCSSHMIALSLFFGSAAFMYLKYSSPGSMEQGKISSVFYTNVVPMLNPLIYSLRNKDVKIALRRSVFEIQRRNMV